Proteins co-encoded in one Osmerus mordax isolate fOsmMor3 chromosome 11, fOsmMor3.pri, whole genome shotgun sequence genomic window:
- the kcne4 gene encoding potassium voltage-gated channel subfamily E member 4, which translates to MMERSDNSTAPDILQTANVVSQSGESDGKAYLYILIVMSFYGVFLFGIMLGYVRSKRREKRRSNIFRRLLHEEEKREWGALKKKHSITWPAISGLCSGQASLPCSPGVYEGRVLSPLACALCSVEQSSVSSLCSSADVHFAIEEESDSGTVESPDEVLKGSSDNSDDSAGLK; encoded by the coding sequence ATGATGGAGAGGTCCGACAACTCCACTGCACCTGACATTCTGCAGACAGCAAATGTGGTATCCCAAAGCGGCGAAAGTGATGGCAAGGCTTACCTATACATTTTGATAGTCATGTCTTTTTATGGTGTATTCCTTTTTGGCATAATGCTGGGCTATGTTCGTTCAAAAAGgcgagagaagaggaggtcGAATATATTCAGGCGCCTGTTGCACGAGGAGGAAAAACGGGAATGGGGAGCGTTAAAGAAAAAGCATAGCATCACCTGGCCTGCCATCTCGGGGCTATGCTCAGGACAGGCATCGCTCCCTTGCTCCCCAGGAGTTTACGAGGGCAGGGTCTTGTCCCCGCTGGCTTGTGCTTTGTGTTCCGTGGAGCAAAGCAGTGTCAGTTCACTATGCTCGTCCGCCGACGTGCACTTTGCCATAGAAGAGGAGTCTGATAGTGGAACTGTTGAGAGTCCCGATGAAGTTTTGAAAGGAAGTTCGGACAACAGCGACGACTCAGCAGGACTGAAATAA